In Streptomyces sp. 840.1, one DNA window encodes the following:
- a CDS encoding ROK family protein: MNAYDRRLFAGVDIGGTTTQVVLCDDDLTVLDRAGTTTPAAHGGPAMIRAALDALTPLLERTPGRLAGCGVGAAGVVDSATGHILVASDSFTGWAGFGVTDAVQDALGVQAFLDNDVNAFLSGETSSGAVRDEPDVLGITLGTGVGGALWSGGRLFTGPHGAAGEIGHIPGFGDLLCSCGGRGHLETLAAGRSIGARYTERTGRRLTAREVAGAAERGDEDALAVYRAAGAGIARAIVMTAGVVDITTVVVGGGVSHAWPLLGPVVRASLAEEPPVSGHPVRLVRSGLGADAVPVGAAARARRELAVGSRV; this comes from the coding sequence ATGAACGCGTACGACCGCAGGCTCTTCGCCGGCGTGGACATCGGCGGCACCACCACACAGGTGGTCCTGTGCGACGACGACCTGACCGTCCTGGACCGGGCCGGGACGACCACCCCGGCCGCCCACGGCGGCCCGGCCATGATCCGCGCGGCGCTGGACGCGCTGACCCCGCTGCTGGAGCGCACCCCCGGCCGGCTCGCCGGCTGCGGGGTCGGCGCCGCGGGCGTCGTGGACTCCGCCACCGGTCACATCCTGGTGGCCAGCGACTCCTTCACCGGCTGGGCCGGTTTCGGGGTGACGGACGCCGTCCAGGACGCGCTGGGAGTCCAGGCCTTCCTGGACAACGACGTCAACGCCTTCCTGTCCGGGGAGACGTCGTCCGGCGCGGTCCGGGACGAGCCGGACGTACTCGGGATCACCCTCGGCACGGGTGTCGGCGGCGCGTTGTGGAGCGGCGGCAGGCTGTTCACCGGCCCGCACGGCGCGGCCGGCGAGATCGGGCACATCCCCGGCTTCGGCGACCTGCTCTGCTCGTGCGGCGGACGAGGACACCTGGAGACCCTGGCCGCCGGCCGCTCCATCGGCGCCCGCTACACGGAGCGCACCGGCCGGCGGCTGACCGCCCGCGAGGTCGCGGGGGCGGCGGAGCGCGGCGACGAGGACGCCCTCGCGGTGTACCGGGCCGCCGGTGCGGGCATCGCGCGGGCCATCGTGATGACGGCGGGCGTCGTCGACATCACCACGGTGGTCGTGGGCGGCGGGGTCAGCCACGCCTGGCCGCTGCTGGGCCCGGTCGTCCGCGCGTCGCTGGCCGAGGAACCGCCGGTGAGCGGTCACCCCGTCCGGCTGGTCCGGTCCGGCCTGGGCGCCGACGCCGTGCCGGTCGGCGCCGCGGCACGGGCCCGGCGGGAACTCGCGGTGGGCTCCCGGGTCTGA